One Rossellomorea aquimaris DNA window includes the following coding sequences:
- a CDS encoding ATP-binding protein: MVETVHHLILHVVFILFSILLFQMVTSESDSGTKGFTLKFFLMILAILLFTMMFPVVYSSGYVYDFKVIPIILAFLYGGKKVGFSTFFAMLVIGLFTHHVWIFLVVNYAIYGVLLIPLSKWYRRVTWKNKMILISAFYLFIPVTRTLFLFQNNEVEQLPLVASSTLIIWITLILTIYLIENRLEQVRIKKELIKAEKFNIVSELAASVAHEIRNPMTTVRGFMQLLQRETLTKEQKSFIDISIQELDHAQDVINQYLSLAKPQTEENEVFSLTDTMNESVDVMSTYAVMNSIKINKKIEDGLMIKGMKIEVKQVLLNLLKNAIEAVKENGEIIAAATVHKDGRIMIVIQDNGVGMPPEQLKILGRPYYSTKEKGTGLGLTVSYQIVKRMKGEIQVESERGVGTTFRIFLSGNA, translated from the coding sequence ATGGTAGAGACTGTCCATCATTTAATTTTGCATGTGGTATTTATACTATTTTCGATTCTTCTTTTTCAAATGGTTACGAGTGAATCGGACAGCGGCACGAAAGGGTTTACCCTTAAGTTCTTTCTCATGATTCTTGCTATTTTACTGTTTACGATGATGTTCCCCGTTGTTTACTCAAGCGGTTATGTGTACGATTTCAAAGTCATTCCCATTATCCTTGCCTTTCTCTATGGCGGGAAGAAAGTGGGGTTTAGTACGTTCTTCGCCATGCTGGTGATTGGCTTGTTTACCCACCATGTGTGGATCTTTTTGGTTGTGAATTATGCGATATATGGAGTGTTGCTGATCCCTCTATCTAAATGGTATAGAAGGGTAACCTGGAAGAACAAAATGATTCTGATTTCGGCTTTTTATTTATTCATCCCGGTTACAAGAACTCTTTTTTTGTTTCAGAACAATGAAGTAGAGCAGCTCCCGCTTGTGGCAAGCTCTACCTTGATCATATGGATTACGCTGATCCTGACCATTTATCTGATAGAAAACCGACTGGAACAAGTCAGGATAAAAAAAGAGCTCATCAAAGCTGAAAAGTTTAACATAGTCAGCGAGTTGGCAGCATCCGTCGCACACGAAATCCGAAATCCCATGACGACCGTAAGAGGATTCATGCAGCTCCTGCAAAGAGAAACGTTAACAAAAGAACAAAAGAGCTTTATCGATATATCCATACAGGAATTAGATCACGCCCAAGACGTCATCAATCAATATCTTTCCCTTGCCAAGCCGCAGACGGAGGAAAACGAGGTGTTCAGTCTGACCGACACAATGAATGAATCGGTTGATGTGATGTCTACTTATGCTGTGATGAACAGCATAAAAATCAACAAAAAGATTGAAGACGGTCTGATGATCAAAGGAATGAAGATAGAGGTGAAGCAAGTACTGCTCAATCTTCTGAAAAATGCCATCGAGGCAGTAAAAGAAAATGGAGAAATCATCGCGGCAGCCACTGTACATAAAGACGGCCGGATCATGATTGTCATACAAGATAATGGAGTCGGCATGCCTCCGGAACAACTCAAAATATTGGGCAGACCCTATTATTCGACCAAAGAAAAAGGGACAGGACTTGGATTGACGGTAAGCTATCAAATCGTCAAGCGGATGAAGGGGGAAATACAGGTGGAAAGTGAGCGGGGTGTGGGGACGACCTTTCGGATATTCTTGTCTGGGAATGCATAG
- a CDS encoding DUF418 domain-containing protein, whose translation MLFIALAHANQFIFSTDLGVTLTDQFTVFFRQVFIDGRAFPLFAILFGYGLHQVYKGQERKGTSWKDTKKIFRRRGAWMLVIGFFHATLFFADIIGVYGFIALLFASFFLRLSNRKSIILTSFFLVLVGLFAPSMPRGFDALNMEITNSATIEDPFEASITRMFEWMFYTPVLSYQVIPGVLMGILVARFQVIDHPKRHKKALLTVGILGLFLSTAGGIPMALMSSLFWTSYSDGLEVMAKSLHTITGYAGGVGWTALIGLLVIKVERKSGRFTKAIAALGQRSLSFYLFQSVLFVLILAPYAGGLGGHINQLWSDVISVFVWIFTVMIAHYMDQRSIRGPFETFLRKKSAIN comes from the coding sequence TTGTTGTTTATTGCATTGGCTCATGCGAATCAATTTATCTTTTCAACTGACCTGGGAGTTACGTTAACCGATCAGTTCACTGTATTTTTCAGGCAGGTTTTCATTGATGGACGTGCCTTCCCTTTGTTTGCCATCCTTTTTGGATATGGGCTCCATCAAGTGTATAAAGGGCAAGAGAGAAAAGGGACCAGTTGGAAAGATACGAAAAAAATCTTCAGGCGTAGGGGAGCTTGGATGTTAGTGATAGGCTTTTTCCACGCCACTCTATTCTTTGCAGATATTATTGGGGTGTATGGATTTATCGCTCTCCTTTTTGCGAGTTTTTTTCTTCGATTATCCAATAGAAAAAGTATCATATTAACGAGTTTTTTTCTTGTATTAGTGGGCCTGTTTGCTCCGTCCATGCCCAGGGGCTTCGATGCATTAAATATGGAAATCACGAATTCAGCCACGATTGAAGATCCCTTTGAGGCATCGATTACCCGAATGTTTGAATGGATGTTCTACACACCTGTTCTGAGTTATCAAGTGATCCCAGGGGTGCTGATGGGTATTTTAGTTGCTCGTTTTCAGGTAATCGATCATCCTAAAAGACATAAGAAGGCACTACTCACGGTTGGTATATTGGGACTTTTCCTATCGACGGCCGGCGGTATCCCGATGGCGTTGATGTCCTCATTGTTTTGGACGAGTTACAGTGATGGATTGGAAGTAATGGCAAAGTCACTTCATACCATCACTGGTTATGCGGGTGGAGTGGGATGGACCGCACTGATTGGTCTCTTAGTCATTAAGGTAGAGAGGAAAAGCGGGCGCTTTACAAAGGCTATTGCTGCACTTGGACAACGTTCACTGAGTTTTTATCTATTTCAGTCCGTTCTGTTTGTGTTGATTTTGGCACCGTATGCTGGAGGTCTTGGTGGACACATCAATCAATTGTGGAGTGATGTGATTTCCGTATTTGTTTGGATTTTTACCGTAATGATTGCTCATTATATGGATCAACGGTCTATAAGAGGACCATTTGAGACCTTTTTAAGGAAAAAATCAGCCATTAATTAA
- the vanR gene encoding vancomycin resistance response regulator transcription factor, VanR-F/VanR-M family yields MKPLSILVADDEEEIADLIAIHLEKEGYHVTKASDGEEAVRVVETQVIDLLILDIMMPKMDGYEVTRRIRDQHNMPIIFLSAKTSDFDKVQGLVIGADDYMTKPFTPIELVARVNAQLRRFLKLNQPKTATERKGSVENGGLVISPDQRKVTLYGESIELTPKEFDILYLLASHPGKVFGVENIFQQVWGDAYFEGGNTVMVHIRTLRKKLEEDKRKNKFIKTVWGVGYTFNG; encoded by the coding sequence ATGAAACCTTTATCAATTTTAGTAGCTGATGATGAGGAGGAAATTGCTGATCTGATTGCTATCCATTTAGAAAAAGAAGGGTACCACGTGACGAAAGCATCGGATGGAGAAGAGGCTGTTCGTGTGGTCGAGACCCAGGTCATTGATTTGCTGATTTTGGATATCATGATGCCGAAAATGGATGGATATGAAGTCACCCGGCGCATTCGGGATCAGCATAATATGCCAATCATATTTTTGAGTGCCAAAACATCTGATTTCGATAAAGTTCAGGGTCTGGTCATCGGGGCAGATGATTATATGACGAAACCATTCACCCCGATAGAATTGGTTGCTCGTGTAAATGCTCAGCTACGACGTTTCTTGAAGCTTAATCAACCTAAGACGGCTACAGAAAGGAAAGGCTCCGTTGAAAATGGTGGATTGGTTATTTCTCCCGATCAACGTAAAGTGACTCTATATGGTGAAAGCATCGAATTAACACCTAAAGAGTTTGATATTTTGTACTTACTAGCCAGTCACCCGGGGAAAGTATTTGGTGTGGAAAATATTTTTCAGCAGGTGTGGGGTGATGCATACTTTGAAGGTGGGAATACCGTAATGGTCCATATTCGTACATTACGAAAAAAGCTTGAAGAGGATAAACGTAAGAATAAATTTATCAAAACCGTTTGGGGCGTAGGGTATACATTCAATGGGTAA
- a CDS encoding DUF1648 domain-containing protein, translating into MRNEPLKLTLILISTTILFYHTFHLLYLWSEIPNTIAIHFNKGEPDHWGSKYILFIMPIVSVLTWLLIGLLVKKPENLNYVNLTEENKEIQYIKAKKVMLVIQYLGSLTFVSANEAALRNAVGMDSRLPFSIAVVLLCICFIAPIYHLFWAATLKN; encoded by the coding sequence ATGAGAAACGAGCCTCTTAAATTAACTCTTATACTAATCTCAACTACTATTCTTTTTTATCATACATTTCATTTACTATATCTTTGGTCAGAGATTCCAAATACAATCGCTATCCATTTTAATAAAGGAGAACCTGATCATTGGGGTTCAAAATACATCCTGTTCATCATGCCGATTGTAAGTGTTTTAACCTGGTTACTTATTGGATTATTAGTGAAAAAACCAGAGAATTTGAACTATGTTAATTTAACAGAGGAAAACAAAGAAATACAATATATAAAAGCTAAAAAAGTAATGTTAGTAATTCAATACCTTGGCTCTCTAACCTTTGTATCTGCCAATGAAGCAGCACTGAGAAATGCAGTTGGAATGGATTCACGTTTGCCTTTTTCAATTGCTGTCGTTCTATTGTGTATTTGTTTTATCGCCCCTATTTATCATTTATTCTGGGCGGCAACGTTGAAAAATTAG
- a CDS encoding DUF3021 family protein has protein sequence MNLLIKGLIRGVIPFTFSIIISLLWNQFQGSSAISDKLFFYGLISFFLGLASVIYEIEQWGSFKQIIIHYLVMLMTVFPTLLLSGIYPLDSFRDAVNVYFLFNKVGVILFLVTYVIFTWRKKAYMKARHQ, from the coding sequence ATGAATCTATTGATAAAAGGATTGATTAGAGGAGTCATACCATTTACTTTCTCGATTATCATTTCACTGCTATGGAATCAATTTCAAGGATCATCAGCTATTTCAGACAAACTCTTTTTTTATGGTCTGATCTCTTTTTTCCTGGGGTTGGCAAGCGTAATATATGAAATTGAACAATGGGGCTCCTTTAAACAGATTATTATTCATTATTTGGTCATGCTGATGACTGTTTTTCCAACTTTACTTCTGAGCGGTATTTATCCGCTTGATTCTTTTAGAGATGCAGTAAACGTATATTTTCTTTTTAATAAGGTTGGGGTTATCTTGTTTTTGGTTACATATGTTATTTTTACATGGCGTAAAAAGGCTTATATGAAAGCCCGTCACCAATAG